A window of the Bacteroides thetaiotaomicron VPI-5482 genome harbors these coding sequences:
- the nifJ gene encoding pyruvate:ferredoxin (flavodoxin) oxidoreductase — MTKQKKFITCDGNQAAAHISYMFSEVAAIYPITPSSTMAEYVDEWAAAGRKNIFGETVLVQEMQSEGGAAGAVHGSLQAGALTTTYTASQGLLLMIPNMYKIAGEFLPCVFHVSARTLASHALCIFGDHQDVMSARQTGFAMLAEGSVQEVMDLAGVAHLATIKSRVPFMNFFDGFRTSHEIQKIEMLENDDLAPLIDQEALAEFRARALNPMKPVARGMAENPDHFFQHRESCNNYYEAVPAIVEEYMNEISKITGRKYGLFDYYGAEDAERVIIAMGSVTEAAREAIDHLVANGEKVGMVAVHLYRPFSAKHFLAAVPKTAKSIAVLDRTKEPGANGEPLYLDVKDCFYGAENAPVIVGGRYGLGSKDTTPAQIISVFENLAMPMPKNHFTIGIVDDVTFTSLPQKEEIALGGEGMFEAKFYGLGADGTVGANKNSVKIIGDNTDKHCQAYFSYDSKKSGGFTCSHLRFGDTPIRSTYLVNTPNFVACHVQAYLHMYDVTRGLRKNGSFLLNTIWEGEELAKNLPNKVKKYFAQNNISVYYINATQIAMEIGLGNRTNTILQSAFFRITGVIPVDQAVEQMKKFIVKSYGKKGEDVVNKNYAAVDRGGEYKTLTVDPAWANLPDDAKAENNDPAFINEVVRPINAQDGDLLPVSAFKGIEDGTWYQGTSKYEKRGVAAFVPEWNAENCIQCNKCAYVCPHASIRPFVLDAEEQKGAKFEQLKAVGKAFDGMTFRIQVDVLDCLGCGNCADICPGNPKKGGKALTMKHLESQLAEADNWTYCAENVKSKQHLVDIKANVKNSQFATPLFEFSGACSGCGETPYVKLISQLFGDREMVANATGCSSIYSGSVPSTPYTMNEKGHGPAWANSLFEDFCEFGLGMELANEKMRARLVKVMNEAIASDCCPAEYKEVFAEWINNMLDAEKTKELAEKIIPMVEAAKDKCNHCKQIADLQQYLVKRSQWIIGGDGASYDIGYGGLDHVIASGKDVNILVLDTEVYSNTGGQSSKATPVGAIAKFAAAGKRVRKKDLGLMATTYGYVYVAQIAMGADQAQTLKAIREAEAYPGPSLIIAYAPCINHGLKAGMGKSQEEEEKAVKCGYWHLWRYNPALEEEGKNPFQLDSKEPNWEDFQGFLKGEVRYASVMKQYPAEAEELFKAAEENAKWRYNSYKRLARENWGADTAE; from the coding sequence ATGACTAAACAGAAGAAATTCATCACATGTGATGGTAACCAAGCTGCAGCACATATCTCGTATATGTTCTCTGAAGTAGCAGCTATCTACCCCATCACTCCTTCTTCGACTATGGCTGAGTACGTAGACGAATGGGCTGCCGCAGGACGTAAGAACATCTTCGGCGAAACAGTATTGGTACAGGAAATGCAATCTGAAGGTGGTGCTGCCGGTGCAGTTCACGGTTCTCTTCAGGCTGGTGCATTGACTACTACTTACACTGCTTCTCAGGGTCTTCTTTTGATGATCCCTAACATGTACAAGATTGCCGGTGAATTCTTGCCTTGTGTATTCCACGTTTCTGCTCGTACACTGGCTTCTCACGCATTGTGTATCTTCGGTGACCATCAGGACGTAATGTCAGCTCGTCAAACCGGCTTCGCTATGTTGGCAGAAGGTTCTGTACAGGAAGTTATGGATTTGGCAGGTGTTGCTCATCTGGCTACTATCAAATCACGCGTTCCGTTCATGAACTTCTTCGATGGTTTCCGTACTTCTCACGAAATCCAGAAGATCGAAATGTTGGAAAACGACGACCTCGCTCCGCTGATCGACCAGGAAGCTTTGGCTGAATTCCGTGCCCGTGCACTGAATCCGATGAAGCCGGTTGCCCGTGGTATGGCTGAAAACCCCGACCACTTCTTCCAACATCGTGAATCATGCAATAACTACTATGAAGCAGTTCCTGCTATCGTAGAAGAATACATGAACGAAATTTCCAAGATCACAGGCCGCAAATACGGTTTGTTCGATTACTACGGTGCAGAAGATGCAGAACGCGTAATTATCGCAATGGGTTCTGTAACTGAAGCTGCCCGCGAAGCTATCGACCACTTGGTAGCAAACGGCGAAAAAGTAGGTATGGTTGCCGTACACTTGTATCGTCCGTTCTCTGCTAAACACTTCCTGGCTGCTGTACCCAAGACTGCAAAGAGCATCGCAGTGCTTGACCGTACAAAAGAACCGGGTGCTAACGGCGAACCTCTTTACCTTGACGTTAAAGACTGCTTCTATGGCGCAGAAAATGCTCCTGTTATCGTTGGCGGTCGCTACGGTCTGGGTTCAAAAGATACAACTCCGGCACAGATCATCTCTGTATTCGAAAACTTGGCTATGCCAATGCCGAAGAACCACTTCACTATCGGTATCGTAGACGACGTTACGTTCACTTCTCTTCCTCAGAAAGAAGAAATCGCTCTGGGCGGTGAAGGTATGTTCGAAGCTAAATTCTACGGTCTGGGTGCTGACGGTACTGTAGGTGCCAACAAGAACTCTGTTAAGATTATCGGTGACAACACCGACAAACACTGTCAGGCTTACTTCTCTTACGACTCCAAGAAGTCGGGTGGTTTCACTTGTTCTCACTTGCGTTTCGGTGATACTCCGATCCGTTCTACTTACTTGGTAAATACTCCGAACTTCGTTGCTTGTCACGTTCAGGCTTACCTGCACATGTACGACGTAACACGTGGTTTGCGTAAGAACGGTTCTTTCTTGCTGAATACCATCTGGGAAGGCGAAGAACTGGCTAAGAACCTGCCTAACAAGGTGAAGAAATACTTTGCACAGAACAACATCTCTGTATACTATATCAACGCAACTCAGATTGCAATGGAAATTGGTTTGGGCAACCGTACCAATACAATCCTTCAGTCTGCATTCTTCCGTATCACAGGCGTAATCCCTGTAGATCAAGCTGTTGAACAGATGAAGAAATTCATCGTTAAGTCTTACGGCAAGAAGGGTGAAGACGTTGTTAACAAGAACTACGCTGCTGTAGACCGCGGTGGTGAATACAAGACTCTGACTGTCGATCCTGCTTGGGCTAACCTGCCGGATGATGCAAAAGCAGAAAACAATGATCCTGCTTTCATCAACGAAGTAGTTCGTCCGATCAATGCACAGGACGGTGACTTGCTGCCGGTATCTGCATTCAAGGGTATCGAAGACGGTACTTGGTATCAAGGTACTTCCAAATACGAAAAACGTGGTGTAGCTGCATTCGTTCCCGAATGGAATGCTGAAAACTGTATTCAGTGTAACAAGTGTGCTTACGTTTGTCCTCACGCTTCTATCCGTCCGTTCGTACTCGATGCTGAAGAGCAGAAGGGTGCTAAGTTCGAGCAACTGAAAGCTGTAGGTAAAGCATTCGATGGTATGACATTCCGTATTCAGGTAGACGTTCTCGATTGTCTGGGTTGCGGTAACTGTGCCGACATCTGTCCGGGTAATCCGAAGAAGGGTGGCAAGGCATTGACCATGAAACACCTTGAAAGCCAGTTGGCCGAAGCTGATAACTGGACTTACTGCGCTGAAAACGTGAAGAGCAAACAACACCTGGTAGACATCAAGGCTAACGTGAAGAACTCTCAGTTCGCAACTCCGTTGTTTGAGTTCTCAGGCGCTTGCTCCGGTTGTGGTGAAACTCCGTACGTGAAACTGATTTCTCAGTTGTTCGGTGACCGTGAAATGGTTGCTAACGCTACAGGATGTTCTTCTATCTACTCCGGTTCAGTTCCTTCTACTCCGTACACTATGAACGAAAAGGGTCACGGTCCTGCATGGGCTAACTCCTTGTTCGAAGACTTCTGTGAATTTGGTCTGGGTATGGAACTGGCTAACGAAAAGATGCGTGCCCGTCTGGTGAAAGTAATGAACGAAGCTATCGCTTCTGATTGCTGCCCGGCTGAATACAAAGAAGTATTTGCTGAATGGATCAACAATATGCTGGATGCAGAAAAGACTAAGGAACTGGCCGAAAAGATCATTCCGATGGTAGAAGCTGCTAAAGATAAATGCAACCACTGCAAGCAAATCGCTGATCTGCAACAATATCTTGTTAAACGCAGCCAATGGATCATCGGTGGTGACGGTGCTTCTTATGATATCGGTTACGGTGGTCTTGACCATGTAATCGCTTCCGGTAAGGACGTTAACATCCTTGTATTGGATACTGAGGTTTACTCTAACACAGGTGGTCAGTCTTCTAAAGCTACTCCGGTAGGCGCTATCGCTAAGTTTGCTGCTGCAGGTAAGCGTGTACGTAAGAAAGACCTCGGTCTGATGGCTACTACTTACGGTTATGTATATGTTGCTCAGATTGCTATGGGTGCTGACCAGGCTCAGACTCTGAAAGCTATCCGTGAAGCTGAAGCATATCCGGGACCATCACTGATCATCGCTTACGCTCCATGTATCAACCACGGTCTGAAAGCCGGTATGGGTAAGAGCCAGGAAGAAGAAGAAAAGGCTGTTAAGTGCGGTTACTGGCACTTGTGGCGTTACAACCCTGCTTTGGAAGAAGAAGGCAAGAATCCGTTCCAACTGGATAGCAAAGAACCTAACTGGGAAGACTTCCAAGGTTTCTTGAAGGGTGAAGTTCGTTACGCTTCTGTAATGAAACAATATCCTGCTGAAGCTGAAGAACTGTTTAAAGCTGCTGAAGAAAACGCTAAATGGCGTTACAACAGCTACAAACGTCTTGCCAGAGAAAACTGGGGAGCTGATACAGCTGAATAA
- a CDS encoding ABC transporter permease → MINIGQYIETAINWLTEHFASFFDALSMGIGGFIDGFQHVLFGIPFYITIAVLAALAWFKSGKGTAVFTLLGLLLIYGMGFWEETMQTLALVLSSTCLALLLGVPLGIWTANSDRCNKIMRPVLDFMQTMPAFVYLIPAVLFFGLGTVPGAFATIIFAMPPVVRLTGLGIRQVPKNVVEASRSFGATPWQLLYKVQLPLALPTILTGINQTIMMSLSMVVIAAMISAGGLGEIVLKGITQMKIGLGFEGGIAVVILAIVLDRITQGMADNRKSKKK, encoded by the coding sequence ATGATAAATATCGGACAATATATAGAGACTGCCATTAATTGGCTCACAGAACATTTTGCTTCCTTTTTTGATGCTCTCAGCATGGGGATCGGAGGATTCATAGACGGTTTTCAGCACGTACTGTTTGGAATACCTTTTTATATCACAATTGCAGTGCTGGCTGCGCTCGCCTGGTTTAAGTCGGGTAAGGGGACAGCCGTATTTACCCTCTTGGGTTTATTGCTTATTTACGGCATGGGCTTTTGGGAAGAAACGATGCAGACATTGGCATTGGTACTTTCTTCCACTTGTCTGGCATTGCTTTTAGGCGTTCCGTTGGGAATCTGGACTGCCAACAGTGATCGTTGTAACAAGATAATGCGCCCTGTCCTCGACTTTATGCAGACAATGCCTGCCTTTGTCTATCTGATTCCTGCCGTTCTATTCTTCGGATTGGGAACTGTGCCGGGAGCTTTTGCCACCATCATCTTTGCAATGCCTCCTGTGGTTCGTCTGACCGGTCTGGGCATTCGTCAGGTTCCTAAAAACGTAGTAGAAGCCTCCCGCTCTTTTGGAGCTACTCCCTGGCAGCTTCTTTATAAGGTGCAATTGCCTTTGGCGTTGCCTACTATTCTGACGGGAATCAACCAGACGATCATGATGTCACTTTCGATGGTAGTGATTGCTGCCATGATTTCTGCCGGAGGATTGGGAGAAATCGTGCTGAAAGGTATCACCCAAATGAAAATCGGACTCGGATTTGAAGGCGGTATCGCAGTCGTGATATTGGCGATCGTGCTGGACCGCATCACTCAGGGTATGGCAGATAACAGAAAAAGTAAAAAGAAATAA
- a CDS encoding MGMT family protein, producing MKDYKVDKESFSESFRKEVYEVVSQIPVGKVSTYGGIALLLGAPQCSRMVGRALKEVPDELSIPCHRVVNSTGRLVPGWVEQKQLLLAEEVSFKANGCVNLKEHLWHVDE from the coding sequence ATGAAAGATTATAAAGTAGATAAAGAGAGCTTTTCCGAATCCTTTCGGAAGGAAGTGTACGAAGTCGTATCCCAGATACCTGTGGGAAAAGTATCTACTTATGGAGGTATTGCTTTGCTGTTGGGGGCACCCCAATGCTCGCGGATGGTGGGACGTGCATTGAAAGAAGTGCCGGATGAATTATCCATTCCCTGCCATAGAGTTGTAAATTCCACCGGAAGGCTGGTGCCCGGTTGGGTGGAACAAAAACAACTCTTGCTGGCAGAAGAAGTTTCTTTCAAAGCTAACGGATGCGTTAATCTGAAAGAACATTTGTGGCACGTGGATGAATGA
- a CDS encoding glycosyltransferase family 87 protein, translating into MPFFYSRRNLYMIGFLLAFIVTLLEFIRGRHQNFMVFSDATQFFWQGISPYTTEFVEAHGRYFLYSPVFTVLFAPFAYLPAWLGPFAWNLFNYSLFFMAIFTLPQQFTQQQKCRMFLFLLLILGQSLLSFQYNITVAYLFLFAYTLLEKDRGFLAVLLIMISGCTKVYGIFELALLLCYPHVWRNFGYAVTMGIVLLALPLIKIAPADLLPYYEEWCHSLAVHQSAGAYDSFFYARPIAAWTLPHFRALQIGMLGLLTLLFLGNFRKWSSFAFRAQALGILMGWVVLLSDSAEKHTYIIALAGFMLWYWSRPTRTATDKILFWCCFVLLCIVPIDIFVPVPIRDFITRTLWLHVWVFFIVWIRMIWLTFLASFIHPRATNVLSD; encoded by the coding sequence ATGCCGTTTTTCTATAGCCGGCGGAATCTCTACATGATAGGTTTCCTGCTCGCTTTTATAGTGACTCTGCTCGAATTTATACGAGGACGGCATCAAAACTTTATGGTCTTCTCGGACGCTACTCAATTCTTCTGGCAAGGCATCAGCCCATACACAACTGAATTTGTAGAAGCTCACGGACGCTACTTCCTTTATTCTCCAGTTTTCACGGTATTGTTCGCTCCGTTTGCGTATCTGCCTGCATGGCTGGGACCTTTCGCGTGGAATCTATTCAATTATTCGCTGTTCTTTATGGCGATCTTCACGCTGCCCCAACAATTCACCCAGCAGCAGAAATGCCGTATGTTCCTTTTTCTGTTACTGATTTTAGGACAAAGTTTACTTTCATTTCAGTATAACATAACGGTAGCCTATTTATTCTTATTCGCCTATACGTTATTGGAAAAAGACCGTGGATTTCTGGCTGTTCTGTTAATCATGATTTCGGGATGTACCAAAGTATATGGAATTTTCGAACTGGCATTGTTGCTGTGCTATCCTCACGTATGGCGTAACTTTGGCTATGCCGTTACAATGGGCATTGTATTGCTTGCATTACCGTTAATAAAAATAGCTCCTGCAGATTTGCTCCCCTATTATGAAGAATGGTGCCATAGTCTTGCTGTTCATCAGTCCGCCGGAGCTTATGATTCATTTTTCTATGCCCGCCCCATTGCAGCATGGACATTGCCACACTTCCGTGCACTTCAGATAGGAATGCTCGGCTTGCTGACTCTGCTCTTTTTGGGGAATTTCCGCAAATGGTCGTCTTTTGCCTTCCGTGCCCAGGCTTTGGGCATTCTCATGGGCTGGGTAGTATTACTGAGTGACTCCGCCGAGAAGCATACCTATATTATCGCATTGGCAGGTTTCATGCTCTGGTATTGGAGCAGACCAACACGTACCGCAACAGACAAGATTCTATTTTGGTGCTGTTTTGTGCTGTTATGTATCGTTCCTATCGACATATTCGTCCCTGTACCCATCAGAGATTTCATTACCAGGACCTTATGGCTTCATGTATGGGTTTTCTTTATTGTATGGATACGGATGATATGGCTTACCTTCCTTGCATCCTTCATTCATCCACGTGCCACAAATGTTCTTTCAGATTAA
- a CDS encoding hybrid sensor histidine kinase/response regulator transcription factor, whose product MRYLKWMLVLFGLIGMTACRQDTPHFRIGVAQCSDDSWRHKMNDEILREAMFYNGVSVEIRSAGDDNSKQAEDVHYFMDEGVDLLIISANEAAPMTPIVEEAYQKGIPVILVDRKILSDKYTAYIGADNYEIGRSVGNYIASSLKGKGNIVELTGLSGSTPAMERHQGFMAAISKFPDIKLIDKADAAWERGPAEIEMDSMLRRHPKIDAVYAHNDRIAPGAYQAAKMAGREKEMIFVGIDALPGKGNGLELVLDSVLDATFIYPTNGDKVLQLAMDILEKKPYPKETVMNTAVVDRTNAHVMQLQTTHISELDKKIETLNGRIGGYLSQVATQQVVLYGSLIILLLVAGLLLVVYKSLRSKNRLNKELFKQKQQLEEQRDKLEEQRDQLIQLSHQLEEATHAKLVFFTNISHDFRTPLTLVADPVEHLLADKTLSGDQHRMLMLIQRNVNILLRLVNQILDFRKYENGKMEYTPVTVDVLSSFEGWNESFQAAARKKHIHFSFDSMPDTDYHTLADMEKLERIYFNLLSNAFKFTPENGKIAIRLSSLSKEDKRWIRFTVANTGSMISAEHIRNVFDRFYKIDMHHTGSGIGLALVKAFVEMHGGMISVESDEKQGTVFTVELPVQSCEAVAAEPDTTLVSADSRTTDVLLAEEEELEKGYDSSKPSVLIIDDNEDIRSYVHTLLHTDYTVIEAADGSEGIRKAMKYVPDLIISDVMMPGIDGIECCRRLKSELQTCHIPVILLTACSLDEQRIQGYDGGADSYISKPFSSQLLLARVRNLIDSHRRLKQFFGDGQTLAKEDVCDMDKDFVERFKSLIEEKMGDSGLNVEDLGKDMGLSRVQLYRKIKSLTNYSPNELLRIARLKKAASLLASSDMTVAEIGYEVGFSSPSYFAKCYKEQFGESPTDFLKRKG is encoded by the coding sequence ATGAGATATCTGAAGTGGATGCTGGTGCTGTTTGGTTTAATCGGGATGACGGCTTGCCGGCAGGATACACCCCATTTTCGTATTGGGGTGGCTCAATGCAGCGATGATTCATGGCGACATAAGATGAATGATGAGATTCTTCGGGAAGCAATGTTTTATAATGGCGTTTCGGTGGAAATCCGTTCGGCAGGAGATGATAACAGTAAGCAGGCGGAAGATGTCCATTATTTTATGGACGAAGGAGTCGATCTGCTGATTATTTCCGCTAACGAAGCTGCTCCTATGACTCCGATTGTAGAAGAAGCTTATCAGAAAGGCATCCCCGTTATTCTTGTAGACCGGAAGATTCTTTCGGATAAATATACTGCCTATATCGGAGCCGATAATTATGAAATCGGTCGTTCGGTAGGAAACTATATTGCCTCCAGTCTGAAAGGGAAGGGAAATATAGTAGAACTGACAGGATTGAGCGGTTCGACTCCTGCAATGGAACGGCATCAGGGATTTATGGCTGCCATCAGTAAATTCCCGGATATAAAGCTGATTGATAAAGCGGATGCTGCGTGGGAACGTGGTCCGGCAGAGATAGAAATGGATAGTATGCTTCGGAGGCATCCTAAGATTGATGCTGTGTATGCCCATAATGACCGTATCGCTCCGGGTGCCTATCAGGCAGCAAAGATGGCAGGGCGGGAGAAGGAAATGATTTTTGTCGGCATAGATGCCTTGCCGGGTAAGGGAAACGGACTGGAACTGGTTTTGGACAGTGTGCTGGATGCCACCTTTATCTATCCGACCAATGGCGATAAGGTACTGCAACTGGCTATGGACATTCTGGAGAAGAAACCCTATCCCAAAGAAACGGTGATGAATACCGCTGTTGTGGACCGTACCAACGCACACGTCATGCAGTTGCAGACTACACACATCTCCGAACTCGATAAAAAGATTGAAACGCTCAACGGACGTATCGGTGGATACCTCTCTCAGGTAGCTACACAACAGGTCGTTTTATACGGCAGTCTGATTATCCTTTTATTGGTAGCCGGCTTATTATTGGTCGTTTATAAATCACTCCGCTCTAAGAATCGCTTGAATAAAGAGCTTTTTAAGCAGAAGCAGCAATTGGAAGAGCAGCGTGACAAACTGGAAGAACAGCGTGACCAATTGATACAGCTCTCTCATCAACTGGAAGAAGCTACCCATGCCAAGCTGGTCTTTTTCACCAATATTTCTCACGACTTCCGTACTCCGTTGACATTGGTTGCCGACCCGGTAGAACATTTATTGGCGGACAAGACATTGAGTGGAGATCAGCACCGGATGCTCATGCTGATTCAGCGAAATGTGAATATCCTTTTGCGCCTGGTCAATCAGATTTTGGATTTCCGTAAATATGAAAACGGCAAGATGGAATATACTCCGGTTACGGTGGATGTCCTTTCTTCTTTCGAAGGATGGAATGAGTCTTTTCAGGCGGCAGCCCGTAAGAAGCATATCCATTTTTCTTTTGATAGTATGCCGGATACGGATTATCATACACTGGCAGACATGGAGAAGCTGGAACGTATTTATTTCAATCTCCTGTCCAATGCCTTTAAGTTTACACCGGAAAACGGGAAAATAGCCATCCGTCTGTCTTCCCTTAGTAAAGAGGACAAGCGATGGATACGTTTCACGGTGGCAAATACCGGTTCCATGATTTCTGCCGAACATATCCGCAATGTATTCGACCGTTTCTATAAGATTGATATGCACCATACCGGTTCGGGAATCGGACTGGCATTGGTAAAAGCCTTCGTAGAAATGCACGGTGGTATGATCTCCGTAGAGAGCGATGAGAAACAGGGCACGGTCTTTACCGTTGAACTGCCTGTACAGTCTTGTGAGGCTGTTGCTGCCGAACCGGATACCACCCTTGTTTCTGCGGATTCCCGTACAACAGATGTTCTATTGGCAGAAGAGGAAGAACTGGAAAAAGGATATGACTCTTCCAAACCGTCCGTACTGATTATTGATGATAATGAGGATATCCGTTCGTATGTCCATACGCTGTTGCATACAGACTATACGGTGATTGAAGCGGCAGACGGCTCCGAAGGAATCCGTAAGGCTATGAAGTATGTTCCGGACCTGATCATTTCTGATGTGATGATGCCGGGCATTGATGGCATTGAATGTTGCCGCCGGCTGAAAAGTGAGTTACAGACCTGTCATATTCCGGTTATTCTGCTGACAGCGTGTTCACTGGACGAACAGCGTATTCAGGGATATGACGGTGGTGCGGATTCTTATATTTCAAAGCCGTTCAGTTCACAGCTGTTGCTGGCACGTGTCCGCAATCTGATCGATTCTCACCGTCGTCTGAAACAGTTCTTTGGTGACGGGCAGACATTGGCAAAAGAAGATGTCTGCGATATGGACAAGGATTTTGTAGAAAGATTCAAGTCATTGATTGAAGAGAAAATGGGAGACTCCGGTTTGAATGTGGAGGACTTGGGCAAAGACATGGGACTAAGCCGTGTGCAGCTTTATCGCAAGATTAAATCATTGACTAACTACTCTCCGAATGAATTGCTCCGTATCGCCCGTTTGAAGAAGGCAGCTTCTTTGCTTGCTTCTTCGGACATGACCGTAGCGGAGATTGGTTATGAAGTCGGTTTCAGTTCACCTTCTTATTTCGCCAAGTGCTATAAAGAGCAGTTTGGAGAGAGCCCGACAGATTTCCTGAAAAGGAAAGGATGA
- a CDS encoding glycine betaine ABC transporter substrate-binding protein, translating into MNKIKMIAAMFIAGILLTFVSCGDNGKSKKISIAYANWSEGIAMTNLAKAIFEDQGYDVKLLNADLAPIFTSISRKKADVFMDVWMPVTMEDYMKQYGDKLEVIGDIYDGARIGLVVPDYVTINSIEELNAEKERFSGQIVGIDAGAGIMKATDQAIKDYGLDYKLMTSSGPAMTASLKKAIDKKDWIVVTGWTPHWMFDRFKLKVLQDPKLIYGNTESIHTIAWKGFSEKDPFAAELLGNIRLTDAEISSLMTALEEAQTTERQAARQWMEEHQELVNSWIPEKD; encoded by the coding sequence ATGAATAAGATAAAAATGATTGCGGCAATGTTTATTGCCGGCATACTCTTAACCTTCGTTTCCTGCGGAGACAACGGAAAGAGTAAGAAGATAAGTATCGCTTATGCCAACTGGTCGGAAGGTATTGCAATGACAAACCTTGCCAAAGCGATTTTTGAAGATCAGGGGTACGATGTAAAGTTGCTGAATGCCGACCTTGCACCTATATTTACCTCTATCTCCCGTAAGAAAGCAGACGTATTTATGGATGTCTGGATGCCTGTCACTATGGAAGATTATATGAAACAATACGGGGATAAACTCGAAGTTATCGGGGATATTTATGATGGTGCCCGTATCGGGCTGGTGGTTCCGGATTACGTTACGATCAACTCAATCGAAGAACTGAACGCGGAAAAGGAACGTTTCTCCGGTCAGATTGTCGGTATTGATGCCGGAGCCGGTATTATGAAAGCTACCGATCAGGCCATCAAAGACTATGGATTGGATTATAAACTGATGACTTCGAGCGGACCTGCCATGACTGCTTCCCTAAAGAAAGCGATTGATAAGAAAGACTGGATTGTCGTGACGGGATGGACGCCTCACTGGATGTTCGACCGTTTCAAGCTGAAAGTTCTTCAGGACCCGAAGCTGATATATGGAAATACGGAATCCATTCATACCATAGCATGGAAAGGTTTTAGCGAGAAAGACCCTTTTGCTGCCGAACTTTTGGGCAACATTCGTCTGACAGATGCGGAAATCAGCTCCTTAATGACTGCTCTGGAAGAGGCGCAGACAACGGAAAGACAGGCTGCCCGTCAATGGATGGAAGAACATCAGGAACTGGTGAACAGTTGGATTCCTGAGAAAGATTGA
- a CDS encoding quaternary amine ABC transporter ATP-binding protein, protein MSKIEIKDLYLVFGNEKQKALKMLKEGKTKSEILKATGCTVAVKDANLSINEGEIFVIMGLSGSGKSTLLRCINRLIRPTSGEVIINGTDIAKVSDKELLQIRRKELAMVFQNFGLLPHRSVLHNIAFGLELQGVKKGEREQKAMESMQLVGLKGYENQMVSELSGGMQQRVGLARALANNPEVLLMDEAFSALDPLIRVQMQDELLTLQSKMKKTIVFITHDLSEAIKLGDRIAIMKDGEIVQIGTSEEILTEPANAYVERFVENVDRSKIITASSVMVDKPIVARLKKEGPEVLIRKMRERNLTVLPVVDSNNLLVGEVRLNDLLKLRKEQIRSIESVVRHEVHSVLGDTVLEDILPLMTKTNSPIWVVNENREFEGVVPLSSLIIEVTGKDKEEINEIIQNAIEL, encoded by the coding sequence ATGAGTAAAATAGAAATTAAAGATCTCTATCTGGTTTTTGGCAATGAGAAGCAGAAGGCTTTGAAGATGTTGAAAGAAGGTAAAACAAAAAGTGAAATATTGAAAGCGACCGGATGTACAGTTGCGGTGAAAGATGCGAATCTTTCCATTAATGAAGGCGAAATATTCGTCATTATGGGGCTGTCCGGTAGTGGAAAGTCCACTTTACTCCGCTGCATCAACCGTTTGATACGCCCTACTTCCGGAGAAGTGATTATCAATGGAACAGACATAGCCAAAGTGTCGGATAAGGAACTGTTGCAGATTCGCCGGAAAGAACTGGCTATGGTCTTTCAGAACTTCGGTCTGCTTCCTCACCGTTCTGTCTTGCATAATATAGCTTTCGGGCTCGAACTACAGGGAGTAAAAAAGGGAGAACGGGAGCAGAAAGCGATGGAAAGTATGCAACTGGTGGGGCTGAAAGGCTACGAGAATCAGATGGTAAGTGAACTGTCGGGTGGGATGCAGCAGCGTGTCGGGCTGGCGCGGGCTTTGGCCAATAATCCCGAAGTCCTGTTGATGGATGAGGCCTTCTCGGCACTCGATCCTTTGATCCGTGTGCAGATGCAGGATGAACTGCTGACTTTGCAGTCGAAGATGAAAAAAACGATTGTCTTTATTACTCACGACCTGAGTGAAGCGATTAAATTGGGTGACCGGATTGCTATCATGAAGGATGGAGAAATTGTACAAATCGGTACATCGGAAGAAATCCTGACCGAACCTGCCAACGCTTATGTAGAACGATTTGTGGAGAATGTAGATCGAAGCAAGATTATAACAGCTTCCTCTGTTATGGTAGATAAACCCATAGTGGCACGTTTGAAGAAAGAAGGCCCGGAGGTGCTGATCCGTAAGATGCGCGAACGGAATCTGACCGTTCTTCCGGTAGTCGATTCCAATAATCTGTTAGTAGGAGAGGTGCGGTTGAATGACTTGCTGAAACTACGAAAAGAGCAAATCCGCTCCATCGAGTCCGTAGTAAGGCATGAAGTTCATTCAGTGCTGGGTGATACGGTGCTGGAAGATATTCTTCCGTTGATGACAAAAACGAACTCGCCAATCTGGGTCGTAAATGAGAATCGGGAGTTTGAAGGCGTAGTGCCACTTTCCTCATTGATCATCGAAGTAACGGGAAAAGATAAAGAAGAAATTAATGAAATCATTCAAAACGCAATAGAATTATGA